In one Streptomyces sp. NBC_01288 genomic region, the following are encoded:
- a CDS encoding glutaminase domain-containing protein, whose translation MPHSEDDGRPPHPTGLLPLTRRDLLRWGGVAAAGALGGLGIAGSPAHAATNTSATSATNAATATPSADAAASTFSPLRPPATPLAVRSPYLTTWLAGDNLAGTWPTFWNGRITALAGIARIDGTPYVFLGAPALPGGPALSTMTQTSLQLTATRSIFTLTGGGVTLTVTFFSPVDLGNLQRQCVPLSYISVQAASGDGASHTVDVHVDASAEWVHGDSSTQVTWAKQATGSMTALTCQPASPGVLAENNDQASWGSLVLAAPTASGLTWQIGQDTVVRAASAANGTLAGTSDTAQPRAINDRWPVLGLNQNLGTVTAAAPSAVFQVVVGHVRTPAVSYLGTNLNPWWTHYWSSWTAMLDWFNGDRAAALTAAVAFDKAIHDDAAKAAGGGETGEHYAAVCALAVRQAVAGTELVDRNGSPWAMLKEISSNGNFSTVDVIYPASPAYLHLSPAYLRLLLEPHFFYAEQAGWPKVYAEHDLGSSYPNATGHLDGNEEAMPIEESANMLIMAAAVAQRLPAADAASFATAHYAILHQWAEYLVANALDPENQNQTDDFTGWIAHSANLALKGIIGIGAMSVLAKAASNSSDAAHYLTVARGYISRWVSLAQDSSGTHLKLAYDQDGTWSLKYNGYADRLLGVDLVPTGVAAQEAALYRSKAGTYGVVLDPRNDYTKTDWEMWTAAWLADHADTRAMLINGVYGFANSTPTRVPFTDWYVVATGAQRGFADRPVIGGVLALMNAPAADSVSWKRIQNKNSGKLLAVSGMSLADSAEVTQYEDNGTADHLWTVVDNGDGTVRIYNRNSGKLLAVHDQSLDDGAHVQQYNDNGTQDHLWRLVDNGDGWTKIVNVHSGKLMAVDGASQANGAQVTQWNDNGTSDHLWRLV comes from the coding sequence ATGCCCCACTCCGAAGACGACGGCCGCCCTCCCCACCCCACCGGACTGCTCCCGCTGACCAGACGCGACCTGCTGCGCTGGGGAGGAGTGGCCGCCGCAGGTGCCCTCGGCGGCCTCGGCATCGCCGGTTCGCCCGCCCATGCCGCCACCAACACCTCCGCCACTTCCGCCACCAACGCCGCCACCGCCACCCCGTCGGCCGACGCCGCAGCCTCGACATTCAGCCCGCTGCGCCCACCCGCCACCCCCCTCGCCGTGCGGTCCCCGTACCTGACCACCTGGCTCGCCGGGGACAACCTGGCCGGCACCTGGCCCACCTTCTGGAACGGGCGAATCACCGCGCTGGCCGGTATCGCCCGCATCGACGGCACGCCGTACGTGTTCCTCGGTGCCCCGGCGCTGCCCGGCGGTCCGGCGCTCAGCACGATGACGCAGACGTCGTTGCAGCTCACGGCCACCCGGTCGATCTTCACGCTGACCGGGGGCGGCGTCACGCTGACGGTCACCTTCTTCTCGCCCGTGGACCTCGGCAACCTCCAGCGCCAGTGCGTGCCGCTGAGCTACATCAGCGTCCAGGCCGCGAGCGGCGACGGGGCGAGCCACACCGTGGACGTGCATGTCGACGCCTCCGCCGAGTGGGTGCACGGCGACAGTTCCACCCAGGTCACCTGGGCCAAGCAGGCGACCGGCAGCATGACCGCCCTGACCTGCCAACCGGCCTCCCCGGGCGTGCTGGCCGAGAACAACGACCAGGCGTCGTGGGGCTCGCTGGTGCTGGCCGCCCCCACCGCGAGCGGGCTGACCTGGCAGATCGGCCAGGACACCGTCGTACGGGCGGCGTCCGCCGCGAACGGGACGCTGGCCGGTACCTCCGACACCGCCCAGCCCCGCGCGATCAACGACCGCTGGCCCGTGCTGGGCCTCAACCAGAACCTGGGCACCGTCACCGCGGCCGCCCCCTCGGCGGTGTTCCAGGTCGTCGTCGGCCATGTGCGCACCCCGGCGGTGAGCTACCTCGGCACCAATCTGAACCCGTGGTGGACGCACTACTGGAGCTCTTGGACCGCCATGCTCGACTGGTTCAACGGCGACCGCGCCGCCGCCCTGACCGCCGCCGTCGCCTTCGACAAGGCGATCCACGACGATGCCGCGAAGGCCGCCGGCGGCGGTGAAACCGGTGAACACTACGCGGCCGTCTGCGCCCTGGCGGTGCGTCAGGCCGTGGCCGGGACGGAACTCGTCGACCGGAACGGCTCGCCGTGGGCGATGCTCAAGGAGATCTCCTCCAACGGCAACTTCTCGACCGTGGACGTCATTTACCCGGCGTCCCCCGCCTACCTGCACCTCTCGCCCGCGTATCTGCGGCTGCTGCTCGAACCGCACTTCTTCTACGCGGAGCAGGCCGGCTGGCCCAAGGTGTACGCCGAGCACGACCTCGGCTCCAGCTACCCGAACGCGACCGGGCACCTGGACGGCAACGAGGAGGCCATGCCGATCGAGGAGTCCGCCAACATGCTGATCATGGCGGCGGCCGTGGCCCAGCGCCTTCCGGCGGCCGACGCGGCCTCCTTCGCCACCGCGCACTACGCGATCCTCCACCAGTGGGCCGAGTACCTGGTGGCCAACGCCCTCGACCCGGAGAACCAGAACCAGACCGACGACTTCACCGGCTGGATCGCGCACAGCGCCAACCTCGCGCTCAAGGGCATCATCGGCATCGGCGCGATGAGCGTACTGGCCAAGGCGGCGTCCAACTCCTCTGACGCGGCGCACTACTTGACGGTGGCCCGTGGCTACATCAGCCGGTGGGTCTCCCTGGCCCAGGACTCCTCGGGCACCCACCTCAAACTCGCCTACGACCAGGACGGCACCTGGAGCCTGAAGTACAACGGCTACGCCGACCGCCTACTGGGCGTGGACCTGGTGCCGACCGGGGTGGCCGCGCAGGAGGCCGCCTTGTACCGGTCCAAGGCGGGTACCTACGGCGTGGTGCTGGACCCGCGCAACGACTACACCAAGACCGACTGGGAGATGTGGACCGCGGCGTGGCTGGCCGACCACGCCGACACCCGCGCCATGCTGATCAACGGTGTCTACGGCTTCGCCAACTCCACGCCGACGCGTGTGCCGTTCACCGACTGGTACGTCGTCGCCACCGGCGCCCAACGGGGCTTCGCCGACCGGCCCGTGATCGGCGGCGTCCTCGCCCTGATGAACGCCCCGGCGGCCGACTCCGTCTCCTGGAAACGTATCCAGAACAAGAACTCCGGCAAGCTGCTCGCCGTCAGCGGCATGTCCCTGGCCGACAGCGCCGAGGTCACCCAGTACGAGGACAACGGCACCGCCGACCACCTGTGGACCGTGGTGGACAACGGCGACGGCACCGTCAGGATCTACAACCGCAACAGCGGCAAACTGCTCGCCGTCCACGACCAGAGCCTCGACGACGGCGCCCATGTCCAGCAGTACAACGACAACGGCACCCAGGACCACCTCTGGCGCCTCGTCGACAACGGCGACGGCTGGACGAAGATCGTCAACGTGCACAGCGGCAAGCTCATGGCCGTCGACGGAGCCTCCCAGGCCAACGGCGCCCAGGTGACCCAGTGGAACGACAACGGCACCTCCGACCATCTCTGGCGGCTCGTCTGA
- a CDS encoding MarR family winged helix-turn-helix transcriptional regulator has translation MANDQHPTPLESRLGYLLKHAQAKLARTSAEALAPHGVDGHELAVLVVLAAEEPLSQVEAAGRLGVDRTTMVSLIDGLEDHGLVERRRSPKDRRKNIVELTPEGRDCLRQAEKARRAAERRFLAPLDEETAASLVRALRTLVLVERE, from the coding sequence ATGGCCAACGATCAGCACCCCACCCCCTTGGAGTCCCGGCTCGGCTACCTCCTCAAGCACGCCCAGGCAAAGCTGGCCAGGACGTCGGCCGAGGCGCTGGCGCCGCACGGAGTGGACGGTCATGAGCTGGCCGTACTGGTGGTGCTCGCCGCGGAGGAGCCGTTGTCGCAGGTCGAGGCCGCCGGGCGGCTCGGGGTCGACCGGACCACGATGGTGTCGCTGATCGACGGCCTTGAGGACCACGGTCTGGTGGAACGGCGGCGCAGCCCGAAGGACCGCCGTAAGAACATCGTCGAACTGACACCCGAGGGCCGGGACTGTCTGCGCCAGGCCGAGAAGGCCCGCCGTGCGGCGGAGCGCCGTTTCCTCGCTCCGCTGGACGAGGAGACGGCGGCGTCACTCGTCCGGGCACTGCGGACACTGGTGCTCGTGGAGCGGGAGTGA
- a CDS encoding coagulation factor 5/8 type domain-containing protein — protein sequence MPPSPAGASSFGRTPLARRSVLGAMAAAAAGPGLVALSPPASAAPERALDLPGGGDLGPNVIVFDPSTSGIQARLDQIFAQQETAQFGTGRYQLLFKPGTYNGLNAQLGFYTSISGLGLSPDDTSINGDITVDAGWFNGNATQNFWRSAENLALTPVSGTNRWAVAQAAPFRRMHVRGSLNLSPNGYGWASGGYIADSRIDGQVQPYSQQQWYTRDSAIGSWLNAVWNMVFSGVEGAPAQSFPSPPYTTLDTTPVSREKPFLYLDGSDYKVFLPELRTDARGTTWGSGTPRGTSVPLTQFYVAQPGVTAATLNQALTQGLHLLLTPGIYHLDQPIEVTSPNTVVLGLGYATLVPDNGVTALKTADVDGVRLAGFLIDAGTVNSAALLEVGPTGASADHSANPTTVQDVFVRIGGAGAGQATTSMVINSRDTIVDHTWLWRADHGTGIGWDTNRADYGLVVNGADVLATGLFVEHFNKYDVQWNGEGGRTIFFQNEKAYDAPNQAAIQNGDIKGYAAYKVADSVSTHEAWGLGSYCYYNVDSTIVQHNGFAVPDTPGVKFHDVMVVSLGGQGQYEHVINETGSPTSGTSTVPSTVTSYP from the coding sequence ATGCCTCCTTCCCCCGCAGGTGCCTCGTCCTTCGGACGAACTCCCCTTGCCCGCCGGTCGGTTCTCGGTGCCATGGCCGCGGCGGCGGCCGGGCCAGGGCTGGTTGCCCTGTCGCCGCCGGCGTCCGCCGCTCCCGAGCGCGCCCTGGACCTGCCCGGAGGCGGCGACCTCGGTCCGAACGTCATCGTCTTCGACCCGTCCACCTCGGGTATCCAGGCCAGGCTGGACCAGATCTTCGCCCAGCAGGAGACGGCCCAGTTCGGCACCGGCCGCTATCAACTGCTGTTCAAGCCGGGCACGTACAACGGACTCAACGCCCAACTCGGCTTCTACACCTCGATCTCCGGGCTCGGTCTGTCTCCCGACGACACCTCGATCAACGGTGACATCACGGTCGACGCCGGCTGGTTCAACGGCAACGCCACGCAGAACTTCTGGCGTTCGGCGGAGAACCTCGCCCTCACCCCGGTCAGTGGCACGAACAGGTGGGCCGTGGCTCAGGCGGCCCCCTTCCGTCGGATGCACGTCCGCGGCAGCCTCAACCTCTCCCCGAACGGCTACGGTTGGGCCAGCGGCGGCTACATCGCCGACAGCCGGATCGACGGCCAGGTCCAGCCGTACTCGCAGCAGCAGTGGTACACCCGCGACAGCGCGATCGGCAGCTGGCTCAACGCCGTCTGGAACATGGTGTTCTCGGGTGTCGAGGGAGCCCCGGCGCAGAGCTTCCCGAGCCCGCCGTACACCACGCTCGACACGACACCCGTCTCCCGCGAGAAGCCCTTCCTCTATCTCGACGGGAGCGACTACAAGGTCTTCCTGCCCGAACTGCGCACCGACGCGCGCGGCACGACCTGGGGCAGCGGCACGCCCAGAGGCACCTCGGTTCCGCTGACCCAGTTCTATGTCGCCCAGCCCGGCGTGACCGCGGCCACCCTCAACCAGGCGCTCACGCAGGGACTTCACCTCCTGCTGACGCCGGGGATCTACCACCTGGACCAGCCGATCGAGGTGACCAGCCCCAACACCGTTGTGCTGGGCCTGGGTTACGCAACTCTCGTCCCGGACAACGGAGTTACGGCCCTCAAGACCGCCGACGTCGACGGCGTACGGCTCGCCGGATTCCTCATCGACGCCGGCACCGTCAACTCCGCCGCACTCCTCGAAGTCGGCCCCACGGGAGCGTCGGCCGACCACTCCGCCAACCCGACCACCGTGCAGGACGTGTTCGTCCGGATCGGTGGTGCGGGCGCGGGCCAGGCCACCACCAGCATGGTGATCAACAGCCGCGACACGATCGTCGACCACACCTGGCTGTGGCGCGCCGACCACGGCACGGGCATCGGCTGGGACACCAACCGCGCCGACTACGGCCTCGTCGTCAACGGCGCCGACGTCCTGGCCACCGGCCTGTTCGTCGAGCACTTCAACAAGTACGACGTCCAGTGGAACGGTGAGGGCGGCCGCACGATCTTCTTCCAGAACGAGAAGGCGTACGACGCCCCGAACCAGGCCGCGATCCAGAACGGCGACATCAAGGGGTACGCGGCCTACAAGGTCGCCGACTCCGTGTCCACGCACGAGGCGTGGGGGCTGGGCAGCTACTGCTACTACAACGTCGACTCGACGATCGTCCAGCACAACGGATTCGCCGTTCCGGACACCCCGGGCGTGAAGTTCCACGACGTGATGGTCGTCTCGCTCGGCGGCCAGGGCCAGTACGAGCACGTCATCAACGAGACGGGCTCGCCGACCTCGGGCACCTCGACCGTGCCGTCCACGGTGACCTCGTACCCCTGA
- a CDS encoding aldehyde dehydrogenase family protein, whose product MPGSTPTSTPEPTLHPPTLKAATSWSDAWRRCLVVAPEAFQDDRVLNLWNAAWQRDGRALPATSPVDGSPIAGPPRLDRSTAHQAVRASLDQHRAWRHVPLDERRARVAATLDALTEHRELLALLLVWEIGKPWRLAQADVDRSIDGVRWYVDGIEPMLAGRTPLDGPVSNIASWNYPMSVLVHAMLVQALAGNAVIAKTPTDGGVACLTLAAALAAREGIPVTLVSGSGGELSEALVRAPEIGCVSFVGGRDTGAAVATAVADLGKRHILEQEGLNTWGIWNHTDWDTLTAVIPKLFDYGKQRCTAYPRFVVQRELFDEFLTAYLPAVRTLRVGHPLAVRHAQDPYPELDFGPVINAAKAKELHDQVAEAINRGAVPLHRGKLSEANFLPGQDTSAYVRPVTLLNPPPSSPLHHAEPFGPVDTIVLVDTEAELLAAMNASNGALVATLSTDDRATYDRLAPQIRAFKVGHGKPRSRGDRDELFGGFGASWRGAFVGGELLIRAVTHGPVGERLPGNFPEYQLMP is encoded by the coding sequence ATGCCCGGTTCCACCCCGACATCCACCCCCGAGCCCACCCTTCACCCCCCGACCCTCAAGGCGGCCACGTCCTGGAGTGACGCCTGGCGGCGTTGCCTCGTCGTCGCGCCCGAGGCGTTCCAGGACGACCGTGTCCTCAACCTCTGGAACGCCGCCTGGCAGCGGGACGGCCGGGCACTGCCCGCCACCAGCCCCGTCGACGGCAGCCCGATCGCCGGGCCGCCCCGCCTGGACCGGTCCACCGCCCATCAGGCCGTACGCGCCTCCCTCGACCAGCACCGCGCCTGGCGTCACGTCCCGCTCGACGAGCGGCGCGCCCGCGTCGCCGCCACGCTGGACGCCCTGACCGAACACCGCGAACTCCTCGCGCTGCTGCTGGTCTGGGAGATCGGCAAGCCGTGGCGGCTCGCGCAGGCGGACGTGGACCGGTCCATCGACGGCGTGCGCTGGTACGTCGACGGCATCGAGCCGATGCTGGCCGGCCGCACCCCGCTCGACGGCCCGGTGTCCAACATCGCGAGCTGGAACTATCCGATGAGCGTGCTCGTCCACGCCATGCTCGTGCAGGCACTGGCGGGGAACGCGGTCATCGCCAAGACCCCGACCGACGGCGGCGTCGCCTGCCTCACCCTGGCCGCGGCGCTCGCCGCGCGCGAGGGGATACCGGTCACCCTCGTCAGCGGCAGCGGAGGCGAGCTGTCGGAGGCGCTGGTCCGCGCGCCCGAGATCGGCTGCGTCTCCTTCGTCGGGGGCCGCGACACCGGAGCCGCGGTGGCCACGGCCGTAGCTGACCTGGGCAAGCGGCACATCCTCGAACAGGAAGGACTCAACACCTGGGGCATCTGGAACCACACGGACTGGGACACGCTCACCGCGGTGATCCCCAAGCTCTTCGACTACGGCAAACAGCGCTGCACGGCGTACCCGCGCTTCGTCGTCCAGCGTGAGCTGTTCGACGAGTTCCTCACCGCCTACCTCCCCGCGGTCCGAACTCTCCGCGTCGGTCACCCTCTTGCGGTCCGGCACGCCCAAGACCCGTACCCGGAACTGGACTTCGGCCCGGTGATCAACGCGGCCAAGGCCAAGGAACTCCACGACCAGGTGGCCGAGGCGATCAACCGCGGCGCCGTACCCCTGCACCGCGGCAAGCTGTCCGAGGCCAACTTCCTTCCCGGGCAGGACACTTCGGCGTACGTCCGACCCGTCACGCTCCTCAACCCGCCTCCGTCGTCGCCGCTGCACCACGCGGAACCGTTCGGCCCGGTCGACACCATCGTCCTGGTCGACACGGAGGCGGAACTGCTCGCCGCGATGAACGCGTCCAACGGCGCACTGGTCGCCACCCTCTCCACCGACGACCGGGCGACCTACGACCGACTGGCCCCGCAGATCCGCGCGTTCAAGGTCGGCCACGGCAAGCCACGTTCCCGCGGCGACCGCGACGAACTGTTCGGCGGCTTCGGCGCGTCCTGGCGCGGCGCCTTCGTCGGCGGCGAACTCCTCATCCGCGCGGTGACGCATGGACCGGTGGGGGAGCGGTTGCCCGGCAATTTCCCGGAGTATCAGCTCATGCCGTGA
- the sucC gene encoding ADP-forming succinate--CoA ligase subunit beta, protein MDLYEHQARELFEEHGILVPRAEVTASSKEAREIARRLGGRVVVKAQVKTGGRGKAGGVKFAADPAAAELTARQILGMDIKGHTVGKVMLAQPVDIESEFYVSYVLDRAAGRFLAIASAEGGMEIEEIAASRPEAVARMHIDPAEGVTSAKAGEIAEAAGLPPQTVDVLVRLWEVLVREDAVLVEVNPLVRTKQGQILALDGKVTLDDNARFRQARWGAEGAAHDDPLEVAAAAKGLNYVKLDGEVGIIGNGAGLVMSTLDVVAGCGARPANFLDIGGGASAQIMADGLSVILSDPAVKSVFVNVFGGITACDAVADGIVRALESVQLTKPLVVRLDGNNAARGRAILDGHAHPLVQQATTMDGAARRAADLANAR, encoded by the coding sequence ATGGATCTGTACGAGCACCAGGCGAGGGAACTCTTCGAGGAACACGGCATCTTGGTGCCCCGGGCCGAGGTCACCGCCTCGTCCAAGGAGGCACGGGAGATCGCCCGCAGGCTGGGCGGACGTGTGGTGGTGAAGGCGCAGGTCAAGACCGGCGGGCGAGGTAAGGCGGGAGGAGTGAAGTTCGCCGCCGACCCTGCCGCCGCCGAACTGACCGCACGGCAGATCCTCGGCATGGACATCAAGGGCCACACGGTCGGCAAGGTGATGCTGGCCCAACCGGTCGACATCGAGAGCGAGTTCTACGTCTCGTACGTCCTCGACCGAGCGGCGGGCCGTTTCCTCGCGATCGCGTCCGCCGAGGGCGGTATGGAGATCGAGGAGATCGCCGCCAGTCGACCGGAGGCGGTCGCCCGCATGCACATCGACCCCGCCGAGGGCGTCACCTCGGCCAAGGCGGGCGAGATCGCCGAGGCGGCCGGCCTGCCGCCGCAGACCGTCGACGTCCTCGTACGGCTGTGGGAGGTGCTGGTCCGTGAGGACGCCGTTCTCGTCGAGGTGAACCCGCTCGTGCGGACGAAGCAGGGGCAGATCCTCGCCCTCGACGGCAAGGTCACCCTCGACGACAACGCCCGCTTCCGGCAGGCGCGTTGGGGTGCCGAGGGGGCGGCGCACGACGATCCGCTGGAGGTGGCGGCCGCCGCGAAGGGGCTCAACTACGTCAAGCTCGACGGCGAGGTCGGGATCATCGGCAACGGTGCGGGCCTGGTCATGTCGACGCTCGACGTCGTCGCAGGCTGCGGCGCCCGTCCCGCCAACTTCCTCGACATCGGCGGCGGGGCATCGGCCCAGATCATGGCCGACGGGCTGTCCGTGATCCTCTCCGACCCGGCCGTGAAGTCCGTGTTCGTCAACGTCTTCGGCGGGATCACCGCCTGCGACGCGGTGGCCGACGGCATCGTACGGGCCCTGGAATCGGTGCAGTTGACCAAGCCGCTGGTCGTCCGGCTCGACGGCAACAACGCGGCTCGGGGCCGGGCCATCCTCGACGGGCACGCGCATCCGCTGGTCCAGCAGGCCACCACCATGGACGGCGCCGCCCGCCGCGCCGCCGACCTCGCCAACGCACGCTAA
- a CDS encoding LLM class flavin-dependent oxidoreductase, with product MTDEADMSTVRFGIKTTPMHVSYEDIRRVWLEADTVPEIADAWLWDHLLPVAGPKDGQIHEGWTLLSALAAQTRRLRLGLLVTSNRVRPPAVLGKMASTVDVISGGRLVLGLGVGGTHQPPGAGGIEGANPAIAEYEAYGLSLVPPGEGLARLAETVEILKGMWTRDVFDFEGSYYRLRGNRSEPKPVQQPGPPLLIGGWGTRLLRLVAEHADIWNVPGPPHNTVEYVAERARVLDAHCAGLGRDPGEITRSVQVLVSYDDPAATREMVGRLIEAGMNHIVLSLPRPYPQGVARWLADEVIAGRHSTDASTTRPPVTA from the coding sequence ATGACAGACGAGGCTGACATGAGCACCGTGCGTTTCGGGATCAAGACCACCCCCATGCATGTGTCGTACGAGGACATCCGACGGGTCTGGCTGGAGGCGGACACCGTGCCGGAGATCGCGGACGCCTGGCTGTGGGACCACCTGCTGCCGGTCGCCGGGCCCAAGGACGGGCAGATACACGAGGGCTGGACGCTGCTCAGCGCGCTGGCGGCGCAGACCCGGCGGCTGCGGCTCGGGCTCCTCGTGACCAGCAACCGCGTCCGCCCGCCGGCCGTGCTCGGCAAGATGGCGTCCACCGTGGACGTGATCTCGGGCGGGCGGCTGGTGCTCGGGCTGGGAGTGGGCGGCACCCATCAGCCGCCGGGGGCCGGTGGGATCGAGGGCGCCAATCCGGCGATCGCGGAGTACGAGGCGTACGGTCTCTCGCTCGTCCCGCCGGGTGAGGGCCTCGCGCGGCTCGCGGAGACCGTCGAGATCCTGAAGGGGATGTGGACCCGGGACGTCTTCGACTTCGAGGGCTCCTACTACCGGCTCAGGGGAAACCGGAGCGAGCCCAAGCCCGTGCAGCAGCCGGGCCCCCCGCTGCTCATCGGCGGCTGGGGCACCCGGCTGCTGCGGCTGGTCGCCGAACACGCCGACATCTGGAACGTTCCCGGGCCGCCGCACAACACCGTCGAGTACGTCGCCGAACGCGCGCGCGTCCTCGACGCGCACTGCGCCGGACTAGGCCGCGACCCCGGCGAGATCACGCGTTCCGTGCAGGTCCTGGTGTCGTACGACGATCCGGCCGCGACGCGGGAGATGGTCGGGCGGCTCATCGAGGCCGGGATGAACCACATCGTACTGAGCCTGCCGCGCCCGTATCCGCAGGGCGTGGCGCGCTGGTTGGCCGACGAGGTCATCGCCGGGCGGCACTCGACGGACGCGAGCACCACCCGGCCGCCGGTCACGGCATGA
- the sucD gene encoding succinate--CoA ligase subunit alpha — MAIYLTRESKILVQGMTGGEGMKHTRRMLAAGTNIVGGVNPRKAGRTVDFDDRAVPVFGSVADGMRSTGADVSVVFVPPAFAKAAVIEAADAGIGLAVVITEGIPVHDSVAFTSYATSKGTRIIGPNCPGLITPGQANAGIIPADITKPGRIGLVSKSGTLTYQLMYELRDIGFSTCVGIGGDPVVGTTHIDCLAAFQDDPDTELVVLIGEIGGDAEERAAAYIRDHVTKPVVGYIAGFTAPEGKTMGHAGAIVSGSSGTAAAKKEALEAVGVKVGSTPTETARLVLDRLNLP; from the coding sequence ATGGCGATCTACCTCACCAGGGAGAGCAAGATCCTCGTCCAGGGCATGACCGGCGGCGAGGGCATGAAGCACACCCGCCGGATGCTCGCGGCAGGCACGAACATCGTCGGCGGCGTCAACCCGCGCAAGGCCGGCCGTACCGTCGACTTCGACGACCGTGCCGTCCCGGTCTTCGGGTCGGTCGCCGACGGTATGCGGTCGACGGGAGCCGATGTCAGCGTCGTGTTCGTGCCGCCGGCCTTCGCGAAGGCGGCCGTGATCGAGGCCGCCGACGCGGGCATCGGCCTCGCCGTCGTCATCACCGAGGGCATCCCCGTCCACGACTCCGTCGCCTTCACGTCATACGCCACGTCGAAGGGGACCCGGATCATCGGCCCCAACTGCCCCGGCCTGATCACCCCCGGCCAGGCCAACGCGGGCATCATCCCCGCCGACATCACCAAGCCGGGCCGCATCGGCCTGGTGTCCAAGTCGGGCACGCTCACCTATCAACTCATGTACGAGCTACGGGACATCGGCTTCTCGACCTGCGTCGGCATCGGCGGCGACCCTGTCGTCGGCACGACCCACATCGACTGCCTCGCCGCATTTCAGGACGACCCCGACACCGAACTCGTCGTCCTCATCGGGGAGATCGGCGGCGACGCGGAGGAGCGAGCGGCCGCGTACATCCGCGACCACGTCACCAAGCCGGTCGTCGGCTACATCGCCGGCTTCACCGCACCCGAGGGCAAGACCATGGGCCACGCGGGCGCCATCGTGTCGGGCTCCTCCGGTACGGCGGCGGCGAAGAAGGAGGCGCTGGAGGCCGTAGGAGTGAAGGTCGGAAGCACGCCGACGGAGACCGCGCGGCTGGTGTTGGACCGGTTGAATCTGCCGTGA